A DNA window from Parabacteroides johnsonii DSM 18315 contains the following coding sequences:
- a CDS encoding LL-diaminopimelate aminotransferase, with translation MALINEHFLKLQNNYLFSDIAKKVNSFKVTHPKKKIIRMGIGDVTQPLAPAVIEAMHKAVDEMASKDTFHGYGPEQGYPFLIDAIIKNDYASRGIFLEPGEVFVSDGAKSDCGNIGDMLRHDNSIGVTDPVYPVYIDSNVMSGRTGTLEDGKWSDVVYIPCTEANDFVPDLPSRRVDIIYLCYPNNPTGTTLTKEELKKWVNYALANDCLIMYDSAYEAYIQDPNIPHSIYEIKGAKKVAIEFRSFSKTAGFTGVRCGYTIVPKELNAFTLAGERVPLNRMWNRRQCTKFNGTSYITQRGAEAVYSPEGKTQIRKTIDYYMTNARIMRESLRSCGLRVYGGENAPYIWLKTPDGLSSWKFFDKLLYEVNIVGTPGVGFGPGGEGFLRLTAFGDRDDTLEAMSRLKKWLL, from the coding sequence ATGGCACTGATTAATGAACATTTCCTGAAGCTGCAAAACAACTACCTGTTCTCGGACATCGCAAAGAAAGTAAACAGTTTTAAGGTTACACATCCGAAAAAGAAGATTATCCGCATGGGTATCGGCGATGTGACACAACCGTTAGCCCCTGCCGTCATCGAGGCCATGCACAAAGCAGTCGATGAAATGGCAAGTAAGGATACATTTCACGGATACGGCCCCGAACAAGGTTATCCGTTTCTGATAGATGCCATCATCAAGAATGATTATGCCAGCCGCGGTATCTTCCTCGAACCCGGAGAAGTGTTTGTGAGCGACGGTGCCAAAAGCGACTGTGGGAATATCGGTGATATGCTTCGCCACGACAACAGTATCGGCGTGACAGACCCGGTCTATCCGGTATATATCGACTCGAACGTGATGAGCGGACGGACCGGAACACTGGAAGACGGCAAATGGAGCGATGTGGTCTACATACCTTGCACGGAAGCTAACGATTTCGTGCCCGATCTGCCCAGCCGCCGTGTAGACATCATTTACCTTTGCTACCCGAACAACCCGACCGGAACGACGCTTACGAAAGAGGAGCTGAAAAAATGGGTGAACTATGCCCTTGCCAACGACTGCCTGATCATGTACGACTCGGCTTACGAAGCCTATATCCAGGACCCCAATATCCCCCACTCGATCTACGAGATCAAGGGAGCGAAGAAGGTGGCGATCGAGTTCCGCAGTTTCTCCAAGACAGCCGGTTTCACAGGTGTGCGTTGCGGTTACACGATTGTCCCGAAAGAGTTGAACGCCTTTACCCTGGCAGGCGAACGGGTTCCGCTGAACCGGATGTGGAACCGCCGCCAATGCACGAAGTTCAACGGTACGAGCTACATCACCCAGCGAGGTGCCGAAGCAGTCTACAGCCCGGAAGGAAAAACACAGATCAGGAAAACGATCGATTACTACATGACCAACGCCCGTATCATGCGGGAAAGCCTCCGGAGCTGCGGCCTGCGGGTGTATGGTGGCGAAAACGCTCCTTACATCTGGCTGAAAACACCGGACGGACTCTCCTCTTGGAAATTTTTTGACAAACTGCTTTATGAAGTCAATATAGTAGGAACCCCCGGTGTAGGGTTCGGACCCGGAGGCGAGGGATTTCTCCGTCTCACCGCTTTCGGAGACAGAGACGACACGTTGGAGGCCATGAGCAGGCTGAAGAAGTGGTTGCTCTAA
- a CDS encoding Gfo/Idh/MocA family protein encodes MENTRRSFLKKMTAAGIGTAGLALSSNAAAATVTTETSAEKKKKPAGKDDGKLRFGFIGTGSRCHEHINNVLSIPGNKIVAICDIQAGPIQRTLDHIAKFNVPAPKVYTGSEREFEKMLNNEEFDCVIIASPWEWHVPMSVAAMKAGVPYVGVEVSAANTLEECWDLVNVSEATGSHLNIMENVCYRRDCMAALNMVRKGLFGELLHATCGYEHDLRDVKFNDGKHYTYQKGGELRMGKDAFAEAQWRTNHSVRRNGDVYPTHGIGPVANCLDINRGNRFLSLSAMATQSRGLHKFIVDNGGENHPLAKVRFNLGDIVTSMIKCANGQTVIVTHDTNSPRPYSLGFRIQGTEGLWMNDGDHVYVENQSKPHRWDDSEEWFKKFDHTLWSKHEAEAAQAGHGGMDYVMMFDLINAIHNKKPAPMDCYDAAAWSAISALSEMSIARGGALVDFPDFTRGQWIHRQPAFALSE; translated from the coding sequence ATGGAAAACACTCGTCGTTCATTCCTGAAAAAGATGACCGCTGCCGGAATTGGTACTGCTGGTCTTGCATTAAGTAGTAACGCCGCTGCTGCTACAGTTACAACAGAAACAAGTGCAGAAAAGAAAAAGAAACCTGCCGGCAAAGACGATGGCAAATTGCGCTTCGGTTTTATCGGTACAGGTTCCCGTTGTCATGAACATATTAACAACGTATTGTCTATCCCCGGAAACAAGATCGTGGCTATCTGTGATATCCAGGCTGGCCCGATCCAGCGTACACTGGATCATATCGCCAAGTTCAATGTGCCGGCTCCAAAGGTATATACAGGTAGCGAACGTGAATTTGAAAAGATGTTGAACAACGAAGAATTCGATTGCGTTATCATCGCCAGCCCGTGGGAATGGCACGTACCGATGTCGGTTGCAGCCATGAAAGCAGGTGTTCCTTATGTCGGTGTGGAAGTGTCTGCTGCCAATACGCTGGAAGAATGCTGGGATCTGGTCAACGTATCAGAAGCTACGGGAAGCCATCTGAACATCATGGAAAACGTTTGCTATCGTCGCGATTGTATGGCTGCGTTGAACATGGTCCGCAAAGGCCTGTTTGGTGAATTGCTGCATGCGACTTGCGGTTATGAACATGATTTGCGCGATGTCAAATTCAATGATGGAAAACATTATACTTATCAGAAAGGCGGTGAGTTGCGCATGGGTAAAGATGCGTTTGCAGAGGCCCAGTGGCGTACGAACCATTCTGTCCGTCGTAACGGCGATGTCTACCCGACGCATGGAATCGGACCGGTGGCAAACTGCCTTGATATCAACCGTGGTAACCGTTTCCTCTCCTTGTCTGCTATGGCAACCCAGTCTCGTGGCTTGCATAAGTTCATCGTGGACAATGGTGGTGAAAACCATCCGTTGGCAAAAGTCCGTTTCAACTTGGGCGATATTGTAACCTCCATGATCAAATGTGCAAACGGGCAGACGGTTATCGTTACACATGACACGAATTCCCCCCGTCCTTATTCTTTGGGTTTCCGCATTCAGGGAACCGAAGGTTTGTGGATGAACGATGGCGATCACGTTTACGTTGAAAATCAATCCAAACCTCACCGTTGGGATGATTCGGAAGAATGGTTTAAGAAGTTCGACCATACATTGTGGTCCAAACATGAAGCCGAAGCTGCTCAGGCCGGACATGGTGGTATGGACTACGTGATGATGTTCGACTTGATCAACGCTATCCATAACAAGAAACCGGCTCCTATGGACTGCTACGATGCTGCTGCATGGAGTGCTATTTCTGCTTTGTCCGAGATGTCTATCGCTCGTGGCGGTGCATTGGTAGACTTCCCCGACTTTACTCGTGGACAGTGGATCCACCGTCAGCCGGCATTCGCTTTGTCTGAATAA
- a CDS encoding NAD(+) synthase, which yields MNYGFVKVAAAVPHIQVADCFYNIEKIEGLMRQASEKGVQIIAFPELSVTAYTCLDLFAQQTLLDGAETALLQLVSNTADLNILAIVGVPLRTGNQLINAAVVFQKGVIRGVVPKTYLPNYKEFQEQRWFTSATELRTSTISIGEEEYPMGSHLLFRSGQLTIGIEICEDLWVPVPPSSLLAMEGANIIFNLSASNELIGKHTYLRSLICQQSARCMAGYVYASSGFGESSTDLVFAGNGIIAENGNLLAESPRFTMEEQLVISEIDIETLQNDRQVNTSFMYGASGLLKEKAQVVDFQVRTPDGFSLTRPIDPHPFTPSGDALKERCEEIFHIQVAGLAKRLIHAHAQTAVVGISGGLDSTLALLVTVMTFDALKIPRGQIIGITMPGFGTTDRTYTNACDLIRSLGVTLKEISIKEACLQHFRDIDHDPSVHDVTYENSQARERTQLLMDVANQKNGLVIGTGDLSELALGWATYNGDHMSMYGVNGSIPKTLVKYLVEWVANYKVDDASRLTLLDIVATPISPELIPADENGNIKQKTEDLVGPYELHDFFLYHFLRFGSHPSKIYFLAQKAFAGTYDNATIKKWLYTFFRRFFQQQFKRSCLPDGPKVGSVSLSPRGDWRMPSDAVSRLWLEEIERV from the coding sequence ATGAACTACGGATTTGTAAAAGTTGCCGCCGCCGTGCCGCATATACAGGTAGCGGATTGTTTTTATAATATAGAAAAGATAGAAGGGCTGATGCGACAAGCATCAGAAAAAGGTGTACAGATCATCGCTTTTCCGGAGCTGTCCGTCACCGCCTACACCTGCCTCGACCTCTTTGCCCAGCAAACGCTACTTGATGGCGCAGAAACAGCGCTGCTCCAACTGGTCAGCAATACGGCAGACCTGAATATCCTGGCTATCGTCGGCGTTCCGCTCCGGACAGGAAACCAGCTGATCAATGCCGCCGTTGTCTTCCAAAAAGGAGTTATACGGGGCGTCGTCCCTAAGACATATTTGCCCAACTATAAAGAGTTCCAGGAACAACGTTGGTTCACATCCGCCACAGAGCTTCGGACATCGACGATTTCCATCGGGGAAGAAGAATACCCGATGGGCAGCCACCTGCTGTTCCGTTCGGGACAACTCACGATTGGCATCGAGATATGCGAAGACCTTTGGGTCCCCGTCCCCCCCAGTTCCCTGCTGGCGATGGAAGGAGCCAACATCATCTTCAACCTCTCCGCCAGCAACGAACTGATCGGTAAGCACACCTATCTGCGTTCGCTGATCTGCCAACAATCCGCCCGTTGCATGGCAGGCTATGTCTACGCCTCTTCCGGCTTCGGCGAATCAAGCACCGACCTCGTCTTTGCTGGTAACGGGATCATCGCCGAGAATGGCAATCTGCTTGCCGAGTCTCCCCGCTTCACGATGGAAGAACAACTTGTCATCAGCGAGATCGATATAGAGACATTACAAAACGACCGCCAGGTAAATACCAGTTTCATGTATGGAGCATCCGGTCTGCTGAAGGAGAAGGCACAGGTTGTAGACTTCCAAGTTCGGACTCCGGACGGATTCAGCCTGACACGTCCGATCGATCCGCATCCGTTTACCCCCTCCGGAGACGCTTTGAAGGAACGCTGTGAAGAAATATTCCACATACAGGTAGCTGGCCTTGCCAAACGACTCATACATGCACATGCTCAAACGGCTGTCGTCGGTATTTCAGGCGGCCTAGATTCTACGTTGGCTTTGCTCGTGACCGTCATGACATTCGACGCTCTGAAGATACCACGAGGGCAGATCATCGGCATCACGATGCCCGGGTTCGGTACGACCGACCGCACTTATACCAACGCCTGTGACCTCATCCGCTCCCTCGGTGTCACCCTGAAAGAAATCTCGATCAAGGAAGCCTGCCTACAACATTTCCGCGACATCGACCACGATCCGTCCGTCCACGACGTGACTTATGAAAACAGCCAGGCACGCGAACGGACCCAATTGCTGATGGATGTCGCCAACCAGAAGAACGGACTCGTCATAGGGACCGGCGATCTCTCCGAACTGGCACTCGGCTGGGCGACCTATAACGGCGACCATATGTCGATGTACGGCGTGAACGGAAGTATCCCGAAAACATTGGTCAAATACTTAGTCGAATGGGTTGCCAACTACAAGGTGGACGATGCTTCCCGCCTCACCTTGCTGGACATCGTCGCCACGCCGATCAGCCCTGAACTAATCCCGGCAGACGAAAACGGTAATATCAAACAAAAGACAGAGGACTTGGTCGGCCCATACGAATTGCACGACTTCTTCCTCTACCATTTCCTGCGTTTCGGCTCCCACCCGTCCAAGATTTATTTCTTAGCACAGAAAGCATTCGCAGGCACTTACGACAATGCTACGATCAAGAAATGGCTCTACACCTTCTTCCGTCGTTTCTTCCAGCAGCAATTCAAACGTAGTTGCCTGCCAGACGGTCCCAAGGTCGGCTCCGTCAGCCTCTCGCCACGTGGAGACTGGCGTATGCCGAGCGATGCAGTATCGCGACTCTGGTTGGAAGAGATAGAAAGGGTATAA
- the dapF gene encoding diaminopimelate epimerase, translating to MTEPIRFTKMHGAGNDYIYVNAMAFPIRNPEKLAIRLSAPHTGIGSDGLVLIGSSKIADFSMRIFNADGSEAMMCGNASRCIGKYVYDKRLTDKKNVTLETRSGIKELQLTTRKLSGSREEVIEVTVDMGCPVVGEAALEIEAGGYFYTGTVVSMGNPHLVIFVEDIANINLPAIGPLLECHPLFPNRTNVEFVQVLNMDEVRMKVWERGSGITQACGTGACATAVAGVIRRKTGRKTKVVMDGGPLTIRWDESSGHVYMTGGAVKVFEGELEI from the coding sequence ATGACAGAACCAATCAGATTTACAAAGATGCACGGAGCCGGGAACGACTATATATACGTGAATGCAATGGCTTTTCCGATCCGGAACCCGGAAAAACTTGCCATCAGGTTAAGCGCTCCTCATACCGGGATCGGCTCAGACGGACTGGTTCTGATCGGTTCGTCGAAAATCGCTGACTTCAGCATGCGTATTTTCAATGCAGACGGTTCCGAAGCCATGATGTGCGGAAATGCCTCCCGTTGTATCGGCAAATATGTATATGACAAAAGACTGACAGACAAAAAAAACGTTACACTGGAAACACGATCCGGCATTAAGGAGTTACAACTGACCACCCGAAAGCTTTCCGGTTCCCGCGAAGAAGTTATCGAAGTAACGGTCGACATGGGCTGTCCGGTTGTAGGTGAAGCAGCCCTCGAAATAGAAGCCGGAGGCTATTTTTATACGGGAACAGTTGTCTCGATGGGAAATCCGCATCTCGTTATTTTTGTTGAAGATATCGCGAATATAAATCTGCCGGCCATCGGACCTTTACTGGAATGCCATCCGCTGTTCCCGAACCGGACGAATGTCGAGTTTGTTCAGGTATTAAATATGGACGAAGTACGGATGAAGGTTTGGGAACGAGGCTCCGGCATTACACAAGCTTGCGGAACCGGAGCCTGTGCGACAGCTGTCGCAGGCGTGATACGCAGAAAAACCGGACGGAAAACCAAAGTCGTCATGGATGGAGGCCCTCTCACCATCCGTTGGGACGAAAGTTCCGGACACGTCTATATGACCGGCGGGGCGGTCAAGGTATTCGAGGGAGAACTGGAAATATAA
- a CDS encoding glutamine synthetase III family protein: MSKLRFRVVETAFKKQAVEVPTPDERPSGYFGQNVFNRAKMFKYLTEKAYGRITDCIDNGTPLDRETADAVAVGMKKWAIEMGATHYTHWFHPLTEGTAEKHDAFVEHDGKGGMVEEFSGKLLIQQEPDASSFPNGGIRNTFEARGYSAWDPSSPAFIVGDTLCIPTIFIAYTGESLDYKAPLLKALEAVNKAATDVCHYFNPDVKKVYAYLGWEQEYFLVDEGLYAARPDLLLTGRTLMGHESSKNQQLEDHYFGAIPTRVMEFMKELEIESLKLGIPLKTRHNEVAPNQFELAPIFEECNLANDHNLLVMALMRKISRKHGFRVLLHEKPFKGVNGSGKHNNWSLGTDTGILLMAPGKTPEENLRFITFIVNVLMAVYHHNGLLKASISSATNAHRLGANEAPPAIISSFLGTQLSKVLEHLEKSEPEDLMLAGKQGMKLDIARIPELLIDNTDRNRTSPFAFTGNRFEFRAVGSEANCASAMLALNAAVAEQLKTFKTEVDAKIADGKETFAAILEVLRKDIKECKAIRFDGNGYSDEWKAEAARRGLDCETSVPVIFDNYLKESSVRMFESTGVMTRKELEARNEVKWETYTKKIQIEARVLGDLAMNHIIPTATKYQTSLIDNVYKMKDLFPADKASILSSRNLEIIEDIAYRTNFIKEKVDEMVEARKVANKIESEREKAITYHDKIVPMLEAIRYHIDKLELVVDDQIWTLPKYRELLFIR; the protein is encoded by the coding sequence ATGTCAAAGTTAAGATTCAGAGTAGTAGAAACAGCCTTCAAGAAACAGGCTGTGGAAGTTCCGACTCCGGACGAACGTCCATCCGGTTATTTCGGGCAGAACGTATTCAACCGGGCGAAGATGTTCAAATACCTTACTGAAAAAGCATATGGACGAATCACGGACTGTATCGACAACGGCACTCCACTCGACCGAGAAACAGCCGATGCCGTTGCCGTCGGCATGAAGAAATGGGCGATCGAAATGGGTGCCACCCACTACACACACTGGTTCCATCCGCTGACCGAGGGAACGGCCGAGAAGCACGACGCTTTCGTCGAACACGACGGAAAAGGTGGCATGGTCGAAGAGTTCTCCGGCAAACTGCTGATCCAGCAAGAACCGGATGCATCCAGTTTTCCGAACGGCGGTATCCGGAACACATTCGAGGCACGCGGCTATTCCGCCTGGGACCCTTCCTCTCCCGCTTTCATCGTAGGCGATACACTCTGCATCCCGACTATCTTCATCGCTTATACCGGCGAATCGCTGGACTACAAAGCCCCACTGCTGAAAGCCCTCGAAGCCGTCAACAAGGCTGCCACAGATGTCTGCCATTACTTCAATCCGGATGTAAAGAAAGTGTACGCTTACCTGGGCTGGGAACAGGAGTACTTCCTGGTCGATGAAGGCTTGTATGCTGCACGTCCCGACCTATTGCTAACCGGCCGTACGTTGATGGGACACGAAAGTTCGAAAAACCAGCAGCTGGAAGACCACTACTTCGGCGCTATTCCGACTCGTGTCATGGAGTTTATGAAGGAACTGGAAATCGAATCGCTCAAATTAGGAATTCCTTTGAAAACACGCCACAATGAAGTAGCTCCGAACCAGTTCGAGTTAGCTCCCATTTTCGAAGAATGCAACCTGGCGAACGACCATAACTTGCTCGTAATGGCCCTGATGCGTAAGATCAGCCGTAAACATGGCTTCCGTGTCCTGTTGCACGAAAAACCATTCAAAGGCGTAAACGGTTCCGGCAAACATAACAACTGGTCATTAGGAACCGACACAGGCATCCTCCTGATGGCTCCGGGTAAGACACCGGAAGAAAACCTCCGCTTCATCACCTTCATCGTCAATGTGCTGATGGCTGTATATCACCACAACGGACTCTTGAAAGCTAGCATTTCAAGCGCCACCAACGCCCACCGCTTAGGAGCCAACGAGGCACCTCCGGCAATCATCTCCAGCTTCCTTGGAACACAGTTATCAAAAGTCCTGGAGCATCTTGAAAAAAGCGAACCGGAAGATCTGATGTTGGCAGGCAAGCAGGGCATGAAGCTCGACATCGCCCGCATTCCCGAACTGCTGATCGATAATACCGACCGTAACCGTACCTCACCTTTTGCCTTCACCGGCAACCGATTTGAATTTCGTGCCGTAGGCTCAGAAGCCAACTGCGCTTCTGCTATGCTCGCCCTGAACGCGGCTGTAGCCGAACAATTGAAGACATTCAAAACCGAGGTTGATGCAAAAATTGCCGATGGCAAGGAAACATTCGCCGCCATTCTCGAAGTGCTCCGTAAAGACATCAAGGAATGCAAGGCGATCCGCTTCGACGGCAACGGCTACAGTGACGAATGGAAAGCCGAAGCTGCCCGTCGTGGCCTGGACTGCGAGACAAGCGTGCCGGTGATCTTCGACAACTATCTGAAAGAAAGCAGCGTCCGGATGTTCGAATCCACCGGTGTCATGACACGCAAGGAACTGGAAGCCCGTAACGAAGTCAAATGGGAAACCTATACGAAGAAAATCCAAATCGAAGCCCGCGTACTCGGCGACCTGGCGATGAACCACATCATCCCGACCGCCACCAAATACCAGACTTCCCTGATCGACAACGTCTACAAAATGAAAGACCTTTTCCCTGCTGATAAAGCTTCTATCCTTTCGTCCCGCAACCTGGAAATTATTGAAGACATCGCCTATCGCACCAACTTCATCAAAGAGAAGGTCGACGAAATGGTGGAAGCCCGCAAGGTCGCCAACAAGATCGAAAGCGAACGCGAGAAGGCAATCACCTACCACGACAAGATCGTCCCGATGCTAGAAGCCATCCGCTATCACATCGACAAATTAGAACTGGTTGTCGATGACCAGATCTGGACATTACCGAAATACAGGGAACTATTATTTATCAGATAA
- a CDS encoding type II toxin-antitoxin system RelE/ParE family toxin: MTRLIWSKMAKDGMKAIIRYYRKEASAQVARNITTSIQREAQRLLLMPQIGVIEPLLATKSREYRYIISSHYKIIYYLLSSPVSSIAVKTPTNSNNL, from the coding sequence ATGACACGCCTAATCTGGTCTAAGATGGCCAAAGATGGAATGAAAGCCATAATCCGATACTATAGAAAAGAAGCGTCTGCACAAGTTGCAAGGAATATCACAACCTCTATCCAGCGGGAAGCACAACGATTGCTTCTTATGCCCCAAATCGGGGTTATCGAACCGTTGTTGGCAACAAAAAGCAGGGAATATCGCTATATAATCAGTTCACACTATAAAATTATCTATTATCTATTGTCATCGCCTGTATCTTCGATTGCCGTCAAGACCCCGACAAACTCGAACAATCTATAA